A window of Diabrotica virgifera virgifera chromosome 9, PGI_DIABVI_V3a contains these coding sequences:
- the LOC126892977 gene encoding uncharacterized protein LOC126892977 has product MGSFKFRFHKRTVNLSTCSFTNKELDFLSNGLKFSTLVPFNNKMVEEFSVDIDTVIESLPLDNISKTNLKSNCFLSLQKDLIKFNNNVNNIKTKCFKQLHLIRQLSFKLKSNNLIITKADKGNCLIIMHHSDYVQKTEEFLRNNNFDILDRNPLNKLITNLKNTLSKHKDFLQLHKTKEKTFILSNPQIPRLYGLPKIHKPNVPMRPVVSFYNTPVVTLSKFINSILQSTITLQPSYSVKNSTDLVNKLSVLNLPRDFFLVSFDVSNLFTNVPRDETIPLVEDLLIKSNINRVSIPHLLDLLKFCLSQDFFTFNDIIYRQAQGLAMGNPLSPLLADLFLNNLEVNIFDNNSSNQNSFQKILYWFRYVDDVLAIIDGNSTDAENILYLLNNLHPAINFTLETESNKSINFLDLTLTRMDSKLIFSVFRKPTQTDHTIPRSSNHPFQQKMASFYCYIHRLLSLPLSDTNFNSELDIIKQLAYSNGYSPTLVDNILNKLRSKRNRSLAYNPVLNNSTTAVMYRSISYIGYPSDNIAKILNNIPNLKLSFKCKENIKSIFSHTKDKIGKTSKSGIYKLSCGDCPVTYVGRTMRPLETRIKEHLSKIDKSSFGNHLHASKHNFSPQRDSRILHSIPINNYTKMNLLEDLEISRELKRNPQNCVNTQVQLNCKFDPIFKKFL; this is encoded by the coding sequence ATGGGTTCCTTTAAGTTTAGATTTCACAAACGTACAGTTAACTTGTCAACTTGCTCTTTCACTAATAAAGAACTTGATTTTCTGTCCAACGGGTTAAAATTCTCTACTCTAGTACCTTTTAACAATAAAATGGTTGAGGAATTTTCAGTTGACATTGATACCGTAATAGAAAGCTTACCTTTAGACAACATTTCTAAAACTAACTTAAAAAGCAATTGTTTTCTTTCTTTACAAAAAGATCTGATCAAATTTAATAACAATGTTAATAAcattaaaaccaaatgttttaaaCAACTCCATTTGATTAGACAATTATCCTTCAAACTGAAAAGTAATAACCTCATCATAACTAAAGCTGACAAAGGCAACTGCCTCATCATCATGCATCATAGTGATTATGTTCAGAAAACTGAAGAGTTTTTAAGAAATAACAACTTTGACATTTTAGATAGAAATCCTCTAAATAAATTAATCACTAACCTAAAAAATACCTTATCTAAACATAAAGATTTCCTACAATTACATAAAACGAAAGAAAAAACCTTCATTTTGTCAAATCCTCAAATACCTAGACTATATGGTTTACCAAAAATTCACAAACCGAATGTTCCTATGAGACCAGTGGTTAGCTTTTACAACACACCAGTTGTTACATTGTCTAAATTCATTAATTCCATTTTACAATCTACAATAACTTTACAACCTTCTTATTCTGTCAAAAATTCTACCGATTTAGTAAATAAGCTGTCAGTTTTAAACTTACCTAGAGACTTCTTTCTAGTTTCTTTTGAtgtaagtaatttgtttactaaTGTACCTAGAGATGAAACCATTCCTTTAGTGGAGGATTTACTTATTAAAAGTAATATTAATAGAGTTTCAATTCCTCACTTGTTggatttacttaaattttgtttatcgCAAGATTTCTTCACctttaacgatattatttatagacAAGCACAAGGCTTGGCAATGGGGAATCCTTTATCACCTTTGCTAGCAGATTTGTTTCTTAACAACCTCGAGGTTAACATATTTGATAATAATTCTTCGAACCAAAACTCTTTCCAAAAAATCTTATACTGGTTCAGGTATGTTGATGATGTATTGGCTATTATAGATGGCAATTCTACAGATGctgaaaatattctttatttgctCAACAATTTACATCCAGCTATAAATTTCACTCTAGAAACCGAGTCCAACAAGTCTATAAATTTTCTAGACCTTACTTTAACTAGGATGGAcagtaaattaattttttcagtcTTTAGAAAACCTACTCAGACTGACCATACCATCCCTAGATCTTCTAACCATCCCTTTCAACAGAAGATGGCTTCCTTTTATTGCTACATCCATCGTTTACTTAGTCTACCATTATCAGATACTAATTTCAATTCAGAATTAGATATTATCAAACAACTTGCATATAGTAATGGTTACTCCCCTACTTTAGTTGATAACATCCTCAACAAATTAAGGAGTAAAAGGAATAGATCCCTAGCTTACAATCCTGTTCTTAATAATTCCACTAcagcagttatgtatagatcaatatcatacataggttatccttcagatAATATAGCCAAAATCCTAAATAACATCCCCAACCTTAAACTATCATTCAAATGTAAGGAAAAtatcaaatctattttttctcacaccaaagataaaattggaaaaacatcaaaaagtGGTATATACAAATTGTCCTGTGGAGACTGCCCTGTTACCTATGTGGGGAGAACTATGCGACCTTTGGAAACACGCATCAAAGAACATTTGTCTAAGATTGACAAATCTAGTTTTGGCAATCACTTACATGCTTCTAAACATAACTTCAGtccccaaagagatagtaggattctacatagtatacccattaacaactatacaaaaatgaatttattagaagacttagaaattagcagggaattaaaaagaaatcctcaaaattgtgttaacacccaggttcaattaaattgtaaatttgatccaatctttaagaagtttctttaa